From one Armatimonadota bacterium genomic stretch:
- a CDS encoding DUF721 domain-containing protein — MRINRGMEGLAQFIGDSLKSLKLEDKLMEQRALMVWDEVVGDQVAAAAQPEFIEYGNLFVNVKSPVWANELTFHTADIVNRLNARIGGKAVKKIILRQGRVARPRKTTPVPGEEEFDLEGVRLTDEESAELDAYMESAPELPAGTRTLLETAIRIEKWRRAHGWTECAVCGTLQNDPDGICPVCRMEAGESDE, encoded by the coding sequence ATGCGGATAAACAGGGGCATGGAGGGGCTGGCTCAGTTCATCGGCGACTCGCTCAAGTCCCTCAAGCTCGAAGACAAGCTCATGGAGCAGAGGGCGCTCATGGTCTGGGACGAGGTCGTGGGCGACCAGGTAGCCGCCGCCGCCCAGCCGGAGTTCATCGAGTACGGCAACCTCTTCGTGAACGTGAAGAGCCCCGTCTGGGCGAACGAGCTGACCTTCCACACGGCGGACATCGTCAACCGGCTGAACGCCCGGATCGGCGGCAAGGCGGTGAAGAAGATCATCCTCAGGCAGGGCAGGGTCGCCAGGCCGCGAAAGACCACCCCGGTCCCCGGCGAGGAGGAGTTCGACCTGGAGGGAGTCCGCCTGACCGACGAGGAGAGCGCCGAGCTTGACGCCTACATGGAGTCCGCCCCGGAACTCCCGGCGGGGACGAGGACCCTCCTCGAGACCGCGATCCGCATCGAGAAGTGGAGGCGCGCCCACGGGTGGACGGAGTGCGCGGTCTGCGGGACCCTCCAGAACGACCCGGACGGTATCTGCCCGGTGTGCCGGATGGAGGCGGGGGAGAGTGATGAGTGA
- the aroF gene encoding 3-deoxy-7-phosphoheptulonate synthase, whose product MIIAMRADASAEEISLVIERITSHGMTALNLPGGDRTVIGVASSIPADLREPLTDALQALPGVDHITHVSRIYKLASREFHASDTVVNVKGVEIGGNRVAVMAGPCAVESREQLAAAAEAVKGAGARILRGGAYKPRTSPYAFQGLGEEGLKLLKEIGAAVGMPTITEVMDQHDVDVVAEHADILQIGARNMQNFPLLVAVGRTRHPIVLKRGPSATIDELMLSAEYVLNQGNQSVILCERGVHPLDRTYLRNTLDLSAVPLMKSISHLPVIVDPSHSTGDWRFVASMSRAAVAAGADGLLIEVHPDPKAALCDGQQSLKPETFAALMESLGAVARAVGRSV is encoded by the coding sequence CGCTCAACCTGCCCGGCGGCGACCGGACCGTCATCGGGGTCGCAAGCTCGATCCCCGCGGACCTCAGGGAGCCGCTCACGGACGCGCTCCAGGCGCTGCCCGGGGTGGACCACATCACCCACGTCAGCCGCATCTACAAGCTCGCATCCAGGGAGTTCCACGCGTCGGACACCGTTGTCAATGTGAAGGGTGTGGAGATCGGCGGCAACCGAGTGGCGGTGATGGCGGGCCCGTGCGCCGTCGAGAGCCGGGAGCAGCTCGCGGCGGCGGCTGAGGCGGTCAAGGGCGCGGGCGCGCGAATCCTCCGCGGCGGCGCGTACAAGCCCCGCACCTCGCCCTACGCCTTCCAGGGCCTCGGGGAGGAAGGGCTGAAGCTCCTGAAGGAGATCGGCGCGGCGGTCGGGATGCCGACGATCACGGAAGTCATGGACCAGCACGACGTGGACGTGGTGGCCGAGCACGCGGACATCCTGCAGATAGGCGCGCGCAACATGCAGAACTTCCCGCTCCTGGTGGCGGTCGGGCGCACGAGGCATCCCATCGTGCTCAAGCGCGGGCCGAGCGCGACGATAGACGAGCTGATGCTCTCCGCCGAGTACGTCCTCAACCAGGGCAACCAGAGCGTGATCCTCTGCGAGCGGGGCGTCCATCCGCTCGACCGGACCTACCTGCGGAACACGCTCGACCTCTCCGCCGTGCCGCTCATGAAGTCAATCTCGCACCTGCCGGTGATCGTGGACCCGAGCCACTCGACGGGCGACTGGCGGTTCGTGGCCTCGATGAGCCGGGCGGCGGTGGCGGCGGGAGCGGACGGGCTGCTGATCGAGGTGCACCCGGACCCGAAGGCGGCGCTCTGCGACGGCCAGCAGTCGCTCAAGCCTGAGACCTTCGCGGCGCTGATGGAGAGCCTCGGGGCGGTCGCGCGGGCGGTCGGTCGCAGCGTCTGA
- the recF gene encoding DNA replication/repair protein RecF has product MISPGRTPWSPEMHIESLSLQNFRCYEELAFRPGQGLNIFSGKNAQGKSSLLEAVYLLATGRSWRAGRDTEMIRWESGCARVRGEIARREQNDIEIDVSIGRVEKKQIRVNTVRLTKISELLGQANALFIGPQDLEIAAGEPSVRRRFLNLEISQIQPQYCHLFASYRKVLEQRNTHLRDLSRRRVCDGVLDALDEQLVLYGSQIIERRLAFLERAADLARGIHARLTDGGERLEIEYRPSIGRTEGRSQAEISERFAERLAEVRAEELRRGVTLAGPQRDDMLISANDVDVRTYGSQGQQRTAALSLRLAELEMMEEAAGEPPIVLLDDVMTDLDEERRAHVFEMTVGRCQTLATTASLRFLGEDLVKAGTVFEVAGGGVRDG; this is encoded by the coding sequence TTGATTTCCCCGGGAAGGACGCCCTGGTCGCCTGAGATGCACATCGAGTCGCTGAGCCTGCAGAACTTCAGATGCTATGAGGAGCTCGCGTTTCGTCCCGGGCAGGGCCTGAACATATTCTCCGGGAAGAACGCGCAGGGGAAGTCGAGCCTTCTGGAGGCGGTCTACCTGCTGGCAACCGGGCGGTCGTGGCGCGCCGGCCGGGACACGGAGATGATCCGGTGGGAGTCCGGATGCGCGCGAGTTCGGGGCGAGATCGCCCGGCGGGAGCAGAACGACATCGAGATAGACGTCTCCATCGGGCGGGTCGAGAAGAAGCAGATCCGGGTGAACACCGTCCGCCTCACGAAGATATCCGAGCTGCTCGGCCAGGCGAACGCGCTATTCATCGGGCCGCAGGACCTGGAGATCGCCGCCGGGGAGCCGTCGGTCAGGCGCAGGTTCCTCAACCTGGAGATCAGCCAGATCCAGCCGCAGTACTGCCACCTGTTCGCAAGCTACAGGAAGGTGCTGGAACAGCGGAACACGCACCTGCGCGACCTCTCCCGGAGGAGGGTCTGCGACGGGGTCCTCGACGCGCTCGACGAGCAGTTGGTGCTGTACGGCTCGCAGATCATCGAGCGGCGGCTGGCGTTCCTCGAGAGGGCGGCGGACCTCGCCCGGGGCATCCACGCCCGCCTCACGGACGGCGGGGAGCGGCTCGAGATCGAGTACAGGCCGAGCATCGGGCGGACGGAGGGCCGGTCCCAGGCGGAGATATCCGAGCGGTTCGCGGAGAGGCTGGCCGAGGTGCGCGCGGAGGAACTTCGGCGGGGGGTCACGCTCGCGGGGCCTCAGAGGGACGACATGCTGATCTCGGCGAACGACGTTGACGTGCGGACCTACGGCTCACAGGGCCAGCAGAGGACGGCCGCCCTGAGCCTGCGCCTGGCGGAGCTGGAGATGATGGAGGAGGCCGCCGGGGAGCCGCCGATAGTATTGCTGGACGACGTGATGACCGACCTCGACGAGGAGCGGCGCGCGCACGTGTTCGAGATGACGGTGGGCCGGTGCCAGACGCTCGCGACGACGGCGAGCCTGAGGTTCCTTGGGGAGGATCTCGTGAAGGCGGGGACGGTTTTCGAGGTCGCGGGCGGCGGGGTAAGGGATGGGTGA